Genomic DNA from Dermacentor variabilis isolate Ectoservices chromosome 6, ASM5094787v1, whole genome shotgun sequence:
CACACAGAGCCCAGAATGGTGTGGGCTAGAGTCCATGTTTCTAGCTCTGTGGGAAAGCTTCTCAAGTACATAGTCCTGGCGAGAGTTTGTGACAGCACTCAGCATGCCCAGCTCATGTAAAGAAGCATCCAAATCGTTTGTGCTTGACGAGGTGCTTGCGGATGCTGGCTGAGGTGGCCGCTTGGGCGCTGTGTGGCAGCAGTAGCAGTTAGGGCTATTTGTTTCATGATGCAGAATGCTCGCCATTGTACTGGAACAAACTCGAGCATTCTGAAACAAACGGAATGAAGCAACACAATTTCAGGCTAAGGTACAATACTATGCAACTACACCGAACAATAACCAACAACCCTGTTTTGCGACGAACCCTGTTGATGATATCTGCACACTTCGGGAGACAACTTTCTATTTTGAACAACACATGGCGCGACGATGCAGCACTTCACGATCACGACAGGAACTGATATGCACTCGCCTTTCGCAGCAATGAGGAATACCCCAGCTGCGTTATCAGCAAAATACCAGCCACTATGATATAATCGCAATCGGACGTTCCACGGAAACGTCCTCGAGGCTAGGAAGCTGAAGCGAGCATGTTCCATCAGTTCCATGTCAAACTTCGTGGACGCTCTCGCATACGGTGCCATAATGCCCGTcagtaaaaaggaaaaaaaaaaaagaacgagtgtTGCAGGCAGGCGTGTGAACTCGGCAACATGAACTTGTATCATTTAAAATGAATCACCgagacaatttaaaaaaaatgaagcatcaCAGTCGCCTGTGTGCACGGTGCCACAATAGGCATAATCATGCCGGTAGCTTTGCGCACTTCAAAGCGTCTAAAAACCGAACACTTTCGCGGTGGCCATCACTTCGATTATACATGCACCCAGCAATCACAAAGTGCATTTGCACGCAACAGATCGAGCATGCAGGATGGGCTATTTAAGCGAAGGCTCACGATGTCAGTCTGTAGCGTACCAGTGATCGCAGCGTTTAACACAACGTCAAACATGCGCAGATGCTTGTAGACCCCACTTTCAAACCTAAAGTTAATTATATTGCATATCGTCAAAAGTACAAAAGCGTATAAATATACAAAAGGAAACGCTCTGTTACAGCAGCTACTGCAGCCAGCTACTAGACAGGACCAGGCCCAACAAGCAACCATAAAATAAAGAGGAGGAAAGACATAAAACACAAGACGCCCTGACTACCCTGACGTCAggtttttgaagccggaagtgcaaccatgttggtgtgccatctacCTTTTCGCCTCCAGTCAGCTTGCCGGAGccatagtttctcactacattacctattCTGCCACACCAGGCATTGGCCACACTGTCCAACTGCCAGAGGAGTAGgtgtcatagagtttctcactacattacctagagggaaatctggcgctgctgcgctgtggtatgcatgggaatgccacctctacctgaacatcgcccccgagggctccgtggtcgctgcgcatgcgttagctgagagaaggtgagaaaggaggacaagttggctttaccggatgtgacgtcacattgttgtttgtttttgcttttatgaaataactactctcgaactcagacggcatggctcGCGTCTCGTTCTTCGCGCGTACGTATAGATGTGGTCCGCTTTTAGTTTttggcgaatgcttagaagcttcaagttgcggacactgcggtgggccagggcttgatgacatttgttgcccagctgctggtgctaccgcgacgtacttggagcaacggtaagtgttatgcgattacccgttctcttgctgacacgtaaaaaaaccggttgcgcattcgagctgtggtcgatgtgatctcgaaattcgaaggaacacgaaacggttgtcgcaggtcccgcagtgatcgcagtatgatttattcgttcgtgccttcaacactgcagttcctacACGTTGCACTGATgtgaaaaaatgaacaaaaagacagggacatcttccacgcgccagaaatgcatgcactcaactagcgtggatgtcgtcccatgatgtttatcgcgttcttaagtctatttttctccatctctataggatgactacgctatgcccttcttatttacccatgcagcgtattgctgcatttaattacctttctcactgctgaccgcGGTATGGGCGTTAGAGGCcttcattcgttgcagtgagataacgaaagcgtatttccttcacttaaagcttcttagtagctcctttgcgagcggaggagttaaatcatacaatgcgtacgttgtgagcgagctggtaaacgaaaccacttcactgctgctgctactatcacttttacgggaactttcaaaattaaacatatatatattagtatgaatcggctcaccaagctttatatgcacgtccgttgctttcgttcatagatcatgtgcgtagctttgcaaccgtgaccgatattgtaagaagacagatgacacaagtaatgtGTCTACTTTAATTGTTGCCTGTGCTGTTTttagaatatcaaccaactccgcgcagtcgtgctgtttacagctaaaacgtgttttttcttgttgcatgaggaacatttgcttctaattgtggcagtaacgttgtaAATTTTCttcggcccagatcgctgactgtgtgcaaacttgtctaatttgtttcactttgctgctgtctttacagcttctgcttatttactctgcctgcaccttatatttgttgtgtttatcgagacctggcctgtctctgcctcgttgaagacaaatggacacaagtactggttgctgttggtttgtttggtttgctcagtctgagcgtggtatgtatatccatttgctaaaagtgtatgcagctgcgtctaatgcaggtactgctgcatctaaaggtagatttaataagtagtggtttgagcgagaattagttggtttgagtgatgtataacaccagagagttattgttctagaaaggtgacaaagctggtccacaaatttaaggtatggagatgcttaaccatttaagtgttctaagttgccatgaagtattacgcacatttaaaatttcagttgcaaaagacatagtagaagaagaatccagaggatttgctgccagatgtcttgagacaataaattgtagagaaagcattatagtgtgagctgccaatgattgtcgtcaGGTCTAACCCATTTTTCCAtatagtcactgttgcttcattgtctgttgccatcacatgcttgttataaacaaaaaattgagctgcatgattcccctgatttttctcgctcataagatacaaatgttttgatttcggctgccttggggcctcatggtagaaaacgagtttttattagccagttgtcagcttctaagatcatgtgctttgtaatgtgggtgttttaaaggatgctacacgtctgccatcataactgtgagtgctgctgcctagcactcccacggctatgctcagtacatatgcgcagctatccaagaaaattgacattgggacaactgccgttgaagctcacttggtagagcattgcaagcacaaggcagaaaacgtgggttcagcttcgttgtctcttatgcaaagcattatcatgagctgtctcctggcttcttcgtacatccagtcagataggctcaataatagtaatgtgcctgatggtgggtcgttaatcagggcccttagtgcagcagcccaattctttacccattaggctaaagatgcatgcatagcgcgccagattattctcattggttctctcgtagcagctaattttttcagatgttatgtgacacagagtttgggattcacccgtttcagctcagatgcaacaaagcaggtgttgtgtctatttcagtgagaagtgtgtgcagttgttttggtttctctgtgttgacgtagtgtgctttgtatttcatgtggtgttaggcattacctcaattgcagcttcaatgctgtgcccataaaagcagttgtaggtaggtgctcaggagtaacgggaagctcattcttcctcattctctcttgcatacagcaggtagtgcatccagtttagtgccatgcacctgtgtggggcatttccttgttcttattctgctgatgtgttgtacatagggggaaagtcaatcctctacatcatggttgtcaatgccgctgaatacagtgcagtctcagtctcgttgccttgaaatgtcataagaggtgacatctgggggtaaacatcttgctgtaccttgtaatcgggcatagccaaggttgtggttgtgcaacccaaggatcctggaactttctgtgggaccaatggcaccgatgttgaaaagtgggtggctatgtacgaacgtgtgagtggaatcagCAGATGGGACCCCACGTgtgtgctagttaacctgttgttctacctaagaggcacggcaaaggtgtggtatgaaaaccacgaagaggagctaaccagctgggaccaatgcaaagagaagttgacagagttgtttggcaaaccagccggccgtaaaattgacgcaaaacaggaacaggcctcctgtgcccaatcccccacggagtcctatctcttgtacatccaagacatgctggcactttgtcgtaaagcaaacccgatcacgacatgacagaagctgagaaggtcgggcatgtgcttaagggttgctgacgacgcctttaatctgctcatgtgcaaaagctactCTACAGTTAATGTTAtctttaaagagtgccgacaattccagcacgccaaaagccgatgcgtcttgcaaccattcgccacacttcccactactgctgcaatGCCAacatgtgaagatcaacccacacagcagcacgCGTCGCCATCGGAAGATGTGGTGGGAATCGACGTGaattggatg
This window encodes:
- the LOC142586029 gene encoding uncharacterized protein LOC142586029 isoform X1; translation: MVACWAWSCLVAGCSSCCNRAFPFVYLYAFVLLTICNIINFRFESGVYKHLRMFDVVLNAAITGTLQTDINARVCSSTMASILHHETNSPNCYCCHTAPKRPPQPASASTSSSTNDLDASLHELGMLSAVTNSRQDYVLEKLSHRARNMDSSPHHSGLCVLAMNSAYIADFSFMTSSVVPESPPSPSETVPLLTLRRPRIRALRRRHYFYQPYDYPWRQRLVDMLRTKEDESAAEFENGTDGVNKSNPGSPSKLTGTSSNASATTVAGIVRSKSLDDLEVCAKECGTKEDIETVSRKISNLHVN